One part of the Sulfolobus tengchongensis genome encodes these proteins:
- a CDS encoding sugar phosphate nucleotidyltransferase has translation MHVVITAAGLGTRMLPASKEIPKEMFPIPFNGGFKPIIQIIFEQFFNKGIRDFIIVVGRGKRVIEDHFTPDYDFISFLEKMGKEKQAKELTDFYSKVEKSNIAFVNQPEPKGFGDAVLRAEPFVDDKFIVVAADTLLKHIPDLVPNSFLITQVKDPRPYGVVILDGNKVIDVEEKPKNPKSNFVIVPYYMFTRELFSALKEITYDGELQLTDGIKRLLKRGVQFTGIKVDDVYDLGNIENYILSMRKIIVNM, from the coding sequence CCCAAAAGAGATGTTTCCTATCCCATTTAATGGTGGTTTTAAACCTATAATACAAATAATTTTCGAGCAATTTTTCAATAAGGGTATAAGAGATTTCATAATAGTAGTAGGAAGAGGTAAGAGAGTTATTGAAGATCATTTTACGCCTGATTATGACTTCATTTCGTTTTTAGAAAAAATGGGAAAGGAAAAGCAAGCTAAAGAATTAACAGACTTTTACTCCAAAGTGGAGAAAAGCAATATAGCATTTGTTAATCAACCTGAGCCTAAAGGATTTGGGGATGCCGTACTTAGAGCAGAACCTTTTGTGGATGATAAATTTATTGTTGTTGCTGCAGATACTTTATTAAAACATATACCTGATTTAGTTCCTAATTCTTTTTTAATAACACAAGTAAAGGATCCGCGGCCTTATGGAGTTGTTATACTAGATGGCAATAAGGTGATAGATGTAGAAGAAAAACCTAAGAATCCAAAATCTAATTTTGTAATAGTACCATACTATATGTTTACTAGGGAACTATTTTCTGCACTAAAAGAAATTACTTATGATGGTGAGCTACAGTTAACTGATGGGATAAAAAGGCTTTTAAAACGTGGAGTACAGTTTACTGGAATAAAGGTTGATGACGTTTATGACCTAGGCAATATAGAAAACTACATATTGTCAATGAGGAAAATTATTGTGAACATGTAG